A single Carnobacterium inhibens subsp. inhibens DSM 13024 DNA region contains:
- a CDS encoding ABC transporter ATP-binding protein, whose protein sequence is MYKTLMKSLRQYKKPSYLTMLFMALEVAVEIFIPFLMAKIIDKGLIDGDLGYVLKIGSLMFVIACFSMLFGVLGGKFSSDAAVGLSTNLRQDIYENIQTFAFDNIDKYSSSSLITRLTTDITNIQMAFQMVLKTIIRAPFMIAFAFAMAAYTNLKLSLTILIIVPIVAFILIGLIYRVHPYFIKVFKKYDRLNQTVQEDINGVRVVKSFVREEKEIEKFKVASTDIKNLFTKAEKITALNAPVMQIAIYSCLLLVYWFGAKYVVGGTMSTGELTSFITYMMQILSSIMMISMIFVMIVISEASVERVAEVLTEKASLSNPENPLTTIENGDIEFRNVQFKYNELSEEADLSQINFTIKSGETIGIIGGTGSGKSSLIQLIPRLYDATEGEVYVSGHNVKDYDLVTLRDQIAMVLQKNTLFSGTISDNLRWGDKEASKEEIQRVAKLAQADEFVQGFPDDYETVLDQGGSNVSGGQKQRLTIARALLKQPKILILDDSTSAVDTKTDAYIRKAFIEEIPNTTKIIVAQRISSIQDSDRIIVLEEGKIDGIGTHDELLKNNKIYKEVYDSQVKGGTIVEE, encoded by the coding sequence GATGGGGATCTTGGATATGTTTTAAAAATAGGCTCACTAATGTTTGTAATAGCTTGTTTTTCTATGTTGTTTGGAGTATTGGGCGGGAAATTTTCTTCCGATGCTGCAGTAGGTCTTTCAACAAATCTTCGTCAAGACATCTACGAAAATATTCAAACATTTGCATTTGATAATATTGACAAATATTCTTCATCCAGTCTGATTACAAGACTCACAACAGATATCACTAATATTCAAATGGCTTTTCAAATGGTTCTAAAAACTATTATTCGAGCACCATTCATGATCGCATTTGCATTTGCAATGGCTGCTTATACGAATTTGAAATTATCTTTAACTATTTTGATTATTGTGCCTATTGTAGCGTTCATTTTAATCGGTTTAATCTATCGTGTGCATCCTTATTTTATAAAAGTTTTCAAAAAATATGACCGATTAAATCAAACTGTGCAAGAAGATATTAACGGTGTACGAGTTGTAAAATCATTTGTACGTGAAGAAAAAGAAATTGAAAAATTTAAAGTCGCTTCTACAGATATTAAAAATTTATTTACGAAAGCAGAAAAAATTACGGCACTTAATGCGCCGGTTATGCAGATTGCTATCTATTCTTGTCTGCTGCTCGTTTATTGGTTTGGGGCAAAATACGTTGTCGGTGGAACAATGAGTACAGGGGAATTAACGAGTTTTATTACTTATATGATGCAAATTTTAAGTAGTATCATGATGATTTCAATGATTTTTGTCATGATCGTTATTTCTGAAGCTTCAGTAGAACGTGTTGCTGAAGTTTTGACTGAAAAAGCATCATTGTCAAATCCAGAAAACCCGCTTACAACAATTGAAAATGGAGACATTGAATTTAGAAATGTTCAATTTAAATACAATGAATTATCCGAAGAGGCAGATTTAAGTCAGATTAATTTTACGATAAAGTCTGGTGAAACGATAGGAATCATTGGTGGAACTGGGAGTGGAAAGAGCTCGCTAATTCAATTAATTCCTAGACTCTACGATGCGACTGAAGGAGAAGTATATGTTTCTGGTCATAACGTAAAAGACTATGATTTAGTGACATTGCGTGATCAAATTGCAATGGTACTGCAAAAAAATACGTTGTTTTCGGGAACGATTAGCGACAACTTAAGATGGGGAGATAAAGAAGCTTCCAAAGAAGAAATTCAACGTGTTGCTAAATTAGCCCAAGCAGATGAGTTTGTACAAGGATTTCCTGATGACTATGAAACTGTTTTAGACCAAGGCGGTTCAAATGTATCCGGCGGACAGAAACAACGTTTGACGATTGCACGTGCTTTATTAAAACAACCTAAAATCTTGATTTTAGATGATTCAACAAGTGCTGTGGATACAAAAACTGATGCTTATATTCGAAAAGCATTTATAGAAGAAATTCCAAATACAACAAAAATCATTGTGGCACAACGCATTTCTTCCATCCAAGATTCGGATCGCATCATCGTATTAGAAGAAGGTAAGATCGATGGAATTGGTACACATGATGAATTGTTGAAAAACAATAAGATTTACAAAGAAGTATACGATTCTCAAGTAAAGGGAGGGACGATAGTTGAAGAATAA
- a CDS encoding ABC transporter ATP-binding protein, translated as MRPTVSPLKIFKRILSYATKQYKLRIIIVVVSIIISAATNAIGISFTKTLIDDYIAPLLTQQTPDYSELARIIGLMAMLYLTGALFTYIFNRTMVTVSQGILKDIRDEMFTHMESLPIRYFDGNATGDIMSHYTNDTDTLRQMISQSIPQIFSSLIMILSIIIAMFIINIPMTLFVLCMVGIMVAVIRTIGSKSGRYFSIQQAALGTLNGYVEEMIEGQKVVKVFNHEEEAISDFSELNEELRENATKANTYANILMPIMGNIGNFMYLLTAVIGAVLSITGLTALTVGSIASFVQFTKSITMPVAQISQQFNAIILSLAGAERIFNLLDEKPEEDDGTIELVNITKQADGTIEESSHRTGSWAWKQTTSAHEAVYKELTGDVRFKDVTFGYNSNKTILHNINLFAKPGQKIAFVGATGAGKTTITNLINRFYDIQEGAITYDGIDVKKIKKDDLRRSLGIVLQDTHLFTGTIKDNIRYGRLDATDEEVEAAAKLVNADFFIRQLPHGYDTELTGDGGSLSQGQRQLLAIARAAVANPPVLILDEATSSIDTRTESVVQSGMDALMKGRTVFVIAHRLSTVRNSDAIMVMEQGRIIERGNHDELISQQGEYYQLYTGAFEMN; from the coding sequence ATGAGACCAACTGTTAGCCCGTTAAAAATATTTAAACGAATTCTTTCATATGCAACGAAACAATATAAATTACGGATCATTATCGTAGTTGTCAGTATCATCATCAGTGCTGCAACCAATGCGATCGGGATCAGTTTTACAAAGACATTGATTGATGATTACATTGCGCCTTTGCTGACTCAGCAAACGCCTGATTATTCTGAGTTAGCGCGTATTATTGGTTTGATGGCGATGTTATATTTAACCGGCGCTCTATTCACCTATATTTTTAATCGTACAATGGTTACTGTGTCACAAGGTATCTTGAAAGATATTCGTGATGAAATGTTTACGCATATGGAATCTTTGCCTATTCGTTATTTTGATGGCAATGCAACTGGTGATATTATGAGCCATTACACGAATGATACGGATACGTTAAGACAAATGATCAGCCAATCGATTCCACAAATTTTTTCTTCGCTGATCATGATTTTATCGATTATTATTGCGATGTTTATCATTAATATACCAATGACATTATTTGTCTTATGTATGGTAGGGATCATGGTTGCTGTGATTCGTACAATTGGTAGCAAAAGTGGCCGTTACTTCTCTATTCAACAAGCAGCATTAGGTACGTTAAATGGTTATGTAGAAGAAATGATTGAAGGCCAAAAAGTCGTGAAAGTATTTAATCATGAAGAAGAAGCCATTTCGGATTTTAGTGAATTAAATGAAGAACTAAGAGAAAATGCGACGAAAGCAAATACGTATGCGAATATTTTAATGCCGATTATGGGAAATATTGGAAACTTTATGTATTTATTGACGGCTGTAATAGGTGCTGTTCTTTCAATCACAGGACTTACAGCTTTAACGGTAGGGAGTATTGCGTCTTTTGTTCAATTCACGAAAAGTATTACCATGCCTGTAGCTCAAATTTCACAACAGTTTAATGCAATCATCTTGTCTTTAGCAGGCGCAGAGCGTATTTTCAACTTGTTAGATGAAAAACCTGAAGAAGATGATGGAACGATCGAGTTAGTCAATATTACTAAACAGGCTGACGGAACAATCGAGGAATCTAGTCACCGTACAGGCAGCTGGGCTTGGAAACAAACAACTTCTGCTCATGAAGCTGTCTATAAGGAATTAACGGGTGATGTGCGTTTTAAAGATGTCACATTTGGATACAATTCTAATAAAACGATTCTTCACAACATTAATCTATTTGCAAAACCCGGCCAGAAAATTGCTTTTGTTGGTGCAACTGGTGCTGGAAAAACAACGATTACCAATTTGATCAACCGTTTCTACGATATTCAAGAAGGAGCCATCACTTATGATGGCATTGATGTTAAAAAGATTAAGAAAGATGATTTAAGAAGATCATTAGGCATCGTACTACAAGATACACATTTGTTCACCGGAACGATAAAAGACAATATTCGATACGGACGTTTAGATGCTACCGATGAAGAAGTTGAAGCAGCTGCTAAACTAGTAAATGCCGATTTCTTTATAAGACAATTGCCGCATGGTTACGATACCGAATTAACGGGCGATGGCGGTTCACTTTCTCAAGGACAAAGACAATTACTCGCAATCGCCAGAGCAGCTGTAGCGAATCCGCCAGTCTTGATACTTGACGAAGCTACGTCAAGTATTGATACACGAACGGAATCGGTTGTCCAAAGCGGAATGGATGCGCTAATGAAGGGAAGAACGGTATTTGTTATTGCCCATCGACTTTCAACGGTTCGCAATTCAGATGCGATCATGGTAATGGAACAAGGACGCATCATTGAAAGAGGAAACCACGATGAGCTGATTTCTCAACAAGGTGAATATTACCAACTTTACACCGGTGCGTTTGAAATGAACTAA
- a CDS encoding AAA family ATPase, with protein MKYLSSITFPDKEKEFDFFLEIKRTIYNSFYPFQVLPKHSFERIDFKPITILYGGNGSGKTTALNIIAEKLELKRDSNFNKSNFFVNYLSLCAIDIVETIPIHSRIITSDDVFDYILTIRSLNDGIDLKREALFEEYLEAKYSKFQMHSLEDYDQLRKVTDARSKSQSHYVRDKLMGNVREHSNGENAFRYFTNKIEENGLYVLDEPENSLSPIRQMELMQFIEDSARFFGCQFIISTHSPFFLALREAKIYDLDSDPVDVKKWTELENVQTYYNFFKEHQEEFHLSENKNKD; from the coding sequence ATGAAGTATTTAAGCTCAATCACATTTCCTGATAAAGAGAAGGAATTTGATTTTTTTCTCGAGATTAAACGGACAATCTATAATTCTTTTTATCCCTTTCAAGTTTTGCCGAAACACAGTTTTGAAAGAATTGATTTTAAACCAATTACCATTCTTTATGGAGGAAATGGTTCTGGTAAAACCACAGCCTTAAATATCATTGCTGAAAAACTAGAATTAAAGCGAGATTCTAATTTCAATAAATCTAATTTTTTTGTGAATTATCTTTCTCTTTGTGCTATAGACATTGTGGAAACAATTCCTATTCATAGTAGGATCATTACAAGTGATGATGTATTTGATTATATCTTAACTATTCGTTCGTTGAATGATGGTATTGATTTAAAGCGTGAAGCGTTATTTGAAGAATATTTAGAGGCGAAATATTCTAAATTTCAGATGCATTCATTAGAAGATTATGATCAATTGCGAAAAGTAACGGATGCTAGAAGTAAAAGCCAGTCGCATTATGTAAGAGATAAGTTGATGGGTAACGTTCGAGAACATTCAAATGGTGAAAATGCCTTTCGTTATTTCACAAATAAAATTGAAGAAAATGGACTTTATGTATTAGATGAGCCAGAAAATAGTCTTTCACCGATTCGTCAAATGGAACTCATGCAATTTATCGAAGATTCTGCTAGGTTTTTCGGATGTCAATTTATTATTTCTACTCATTCTCCATTTTTTTTAGCACTTCGTGAGGCAAAAATCTATGATTTAGACTCAGATCCGGTAGATGTGAAAAAATGGACAGAATTAGAAAATGTCCAAACCTATTATAATTTCTTCAAAGAGCATCAAGAAGAATTTCATTTATCTGAGAATAAAAATAAGGACTAA
- a CDS encoding AAA family ATPase, producing the protein MKEPYHSTSRVILMCGTAGSGKSTYAQMLEQQGFVRLSYDVESFNKGFKIHPLPTDVYDEIKTFLDLKLKVLIRKNKDVVLDYSFWSREMRDEYKNMLVPFGIKPEIIVIVTPKEIVLQRIHDRKGKNPNDIMLDEQTAAQYYENFQPPTLDEGEVTIINGY; encoded by the coding sequence ATGAAAGAGCCATACCATTCAACAAGTAGAGTTATTCTTATGTGCGGAACAGCAGGATCAGGAAAGTCGACTTATGCTCAGATGTTAGAACAACAAGGATTCGTTCGTTTATCTTATGATGTAGAGTCATTTAATAAAGGATTCAAAATTCACCCGCTGCCAACTGATGTTTACGATGAAATCAAAACGTTCCTTGATCTAAAGTTAAAAGTACTAATTAGAAAAAATAAAGATGTTGTTCTAGATTATTCCTTTTGGTCACGTGAAATGCGTGATGAATATAAAAATATGCTGGTTCCGTTCGGAATAAAACCAGAAATCATTGTAATCGTTACTCCTAAAGAAATTGTTTTACAAAGAATTCACGACCGAAAAGGAAAAAATCCTAATGATATTATGTTAGACGAACAAACTGCAGCTCAATATTACGAAAATTTTCAGCCACCAACACTTGATGAAGGGGAAGTAACAATCATTAATGGTTACTAA